One genomic window of Polyangium aurulentum includes the following:
- a CDS encoding cytochrome P450: MSQATLPQQPLAFDLLAPEAARNPHPLLHALRAEQPVHWSPQLHGWVITRHADICNALKAPELVAGPMTMQFERIPEDTRRQLTPLRDSVNMWMGHTTTEGHLRFQALLKRYFTPRTVEDFRPRIQALTDSLLDAVAAKGSFELVMDLAIPLPSMVIAEMLGVPLTDEHMLQRWSRDLAAIFNTADVKQLFQSQKSVLEMTEYMRGVLSRYRRTPDSTNILEVFLRAQEEGIVNEEEILANCVLLLFAGHETTARLISRGMALLFNHPDQLALLRNDPALLPQAVEEMLRYGDIAPMITRVSVAPVTLDGQTIQPHQLVYVMLAAANRDPAVFPDPDRFDITRKPGKHVAFGFGSFYCLGAALARLEAQVFFETLLRRFPEVRPAQGTSAVWEQRSFLSQDLISLPVQL, from the coding sequence ATGAGCCAGGCAACACTTCCTCAGCAACCTCTCGCGTTCGACCTCCTCGCCCCCGAGGCGGCCCGCAATCCGCATCCGCTCTTGCATGCGCTCCGAGCCGAGCAGCCCGTCCACTGGAGCCCGCAGCTCCACGGCTGGGTGATCACCCGCCACGCCGACATCTGCAACGCGCTCAAGGCCCCCGAGCTCGTGGCCGGGCCCATGACCATGCAGTTCGAGCGCATCCCCGAGGACACCCGGCGGCAGCTCACCCCGCTGCGCGACTCCGTCAACATGTGGATGGGACACACCACCACCGAGGGCCACCTCCGCTTCCAGGCGCTGCTCAAGCGCTACTTCACCCCGCGCACCGTCGAGGACTTCCGCCCGCGCATCCAGGCCCTCACCGACAGCCTGCTCGACGCCGTCGCCGCCAAGGGCTCGTTCGAGCTGGTGATGGATCTGGCGATCCCCCTGCCCTCGATGGTCATCGCCGAGATGCTCGGCGTGCCGCTCACCGACGAGCACATGCTCCAGCGCTGGTCCCGCGACCTCGCCGCCATCTTCAACACCGCCGACGTGAAGCAGCTCTTCCAGAGCCAGAAGAGCGTCCTCGAGATGACGGAGTACATGCGCGGCGTGCTCTCGCGCTATCGCCGCACCCCGGACAGCACCAACATCCTCGAGGTCTTCCTGCGCGCCCAGGAGGAGGGCATCGTCAACGAGGAGGAGATCCTCGCCAACTGCGTGCTGCTCCTGTTCGCCGGCCACGAGACCACCGCGCGGCTCATCAGCCGCGGCATGGCGCTGCTGTTCAATCACCCCGATCAGCTCGCGCTCCTGCGCAACGACCCCGCGCTCCTCCCCCAGGCCGTGGAGGAGATGCTGCGTTACGGCGACATCGCGCCCATGATCACGCGGGTCTCCGTCGCGCCGGTGACGCTCGACGGGCAGACGATCCAGCCCCACCAGCTCGTGTACGTGATGCTCGCCGCGGCGAACCGCGATCCCGCGGTCTTCCCCGATCCGGATCGGTTCGACATCACCCGCAAGCCGGGCAAGCACGTGGCCTTCGGGTTCGGCTCGTTCTACTGCCTGGGCGCCGCGCTGGCCCGCCTCGAAGCCCAGGTCTTCTTCGAGACGCTCCTGCGCCGCTTCCCCGAGGTCCGGCCCGCGCAGGGCACCTCGGCCGTCTGGGAGCAGCGCTCCTTCCTCAGCCAGGATCTGATCTCGCTGCCCGTGCAGCTCTAG
- a CDS encoding glycoside hydrolase family 19 protein yields the protein MSRNHSILRGSLLSLAFVAAAANAGGCIVEGSPEDDLDSAELALCSAPSWAEGVAYTVGTVVNYGGKSYQCQQNHTSLAGWTPAAVPALWLETGTCSGSTSSSSSSSSSASSGSGGAGGAGGSGSCNYPAWQQGKNYYTGNIVIFNGAAYIAEHDNPGYDPTISTWFWDPYSGCTGSTGSGGSGGSGGSGGSGGSDPGTGLGAILSKSMFESMFPSRAPFYTYEALVAAAATFPAFATTGDLTTRKREVAAFLANVSHETGGLVYIEEIAKAPYCDTSWGPPGCSCAPGKWYYGRGPIQLSWNGNYCAAGNALGLPLQANPDLLAQDANAAWRTGFWFWTTQTGAGTMTPHNAMVTGAGFGETIRTINGALECNGGNPGQVQSRVNKYLEFTSKLGVTPGNNTGC from the coding sequence ATGTCACGCAACCACAGCATCCTCCGCGGTTCTTTGCTGTCCCTGGCCTTCGTCGCCGCAGCCGCGAACGCGGGCGGGTGCATCGTCGAGGGTTCACCGGAGGACGATCTCGACAGCGCCGAATTGGCCCTGTGCTCCGCTCCGAGCTGGGCCGAGGGCGTCGCGTATACGGTGGGCACCGTCGTCAACTACGGCGGCAAGTCCTATCAATGCCAGCAGAACCATACGAGCCTGGCGGGGTGGACGCCCGCGGCCGTGCCCGCGCTCTGGCTGGAGACGGGGACCTGTTCGGGCTCGACCAGCTCGAGCAGCAGCTCCTCGAGCAGCGCATCGAGCGGCAGCGGCGGCGCGGGCGGCGCGGGCGGCTCCGGCTCCTGCAATTACCCGGCGTGGCAGCAGGGCAAGAATTACTACACGGGCAACATCGTGATCTTCAACGGCGCGGCCTATATCGCCGAGCACGACAACCCCGGCTACGACCCGACGATCAGCACCTGGTTCTGGGATCCGTACAGCGGTTGCACCGGCAGCACGGGCAGCGGCGGCAGCGGCGGCAGTGGTGGCAGCGGCGGCAGCGGCGGCAGCGACCCCGGCACCGGGCTCGGCGCCATCCTGAGCAAGTCGATGTTCGAGAGCATGTTCCCGAGCCGCGCCCCGTTCTACACGTACGAGGCCCTCGTCGCGGCGGCGGCGACCTTCCCCGCGTTCGCCACCACGGGCGACCTCACCACCCGCAAGCGCGAGGTGGCCGCGTTCCTCGCCAACGTCTCGCACGAGACCGGCGGCCTCGTGTACATCGAGGAGATCGCGAAGGCTCCGTACTGCGACACGTCCTGGGGCCCGCCCGGCTGCAGCTGCGCGCCCGGCAAGTGGTACTACGGCCGCGGCCCGATCCAGCTCTCGTGGAACGGCAACTACTGCGCGGCCGGCAACGCGCTCGGGCTGCCGTTGCAGGCGAACCCGGACCTGCTCGCGCAGGACGCGAACGCCGCCTGGCGCACGGGCTTCTGGTTCTGGACCACGCAGACCGGCGCCGGCACCATGACCCCGCACAACGCGATGGTCACCGGCGCGGGCTTCGGCGAGACGATCCGCACCATCAACGGCGCGCTCGAGTGCAACGGCGGCAACCCCGGCCAGGTGCAGAGCCGCGTGAACAAGTACTTGGAGTTCACCAGCAAGCTCGGCGTGACCCCCGGCAACAACACCGGCTGCTGA
- a CDS encoding Gfo/Idh/MocA family protein yields the protein MDRSNTGKLRVGIVSANWGATAHLPAWRLLGDVEVTAICTSRKESAEAAAKQFAVDRPFWDFEAMCADPNIDVIDAGTNPILREKMVTAALNAGKHVVNQLPFTASLESAERLVALQREKGVVGAAACSVVGLPHLALMKEMIDEGSIGEVYQVHCSWQMSFFLKIFPGFPYTWFGKSGLGVSVTRNQGSHMLHALLQVFGPIESVVGRMETQAKTWDLPSGETMAVETDDTSHALLRFASGAMGTLTTSWTAADSPGFHIDAFGSKGRLRLDALAYPSVASAKLYAAKSDFAIAPSGHEVPVPERLRRVDGRIVEADPNDGTGGQRVSLARLFEGFSRAVRDGGEPPASFARSLEVQRTVEALYASHRRKAWVDLTPGADLG from the coding sequence ATGGATCGATCGAATACGGGCAAGCTTCGGGTCGGAATCGTGAGCGCAAACTGGGGCGCGACAGCCCACCTGCCGGCGTGGCGGCTCCTCGGCGACGTGGAGGTCACCGCGATCTGCACGTCGCGAAAGGAGAGCGCGGAGGCCGCCGCGAAGCAGTTCGCCGTGGACCGGCCCTTCTGGGACTTCGAGGCCATGTGCGCCGATCCGAACATCGACGTCATCGACGCGGGCACGAACCCGATCCTTCGCGAAAAGATGGTCACCGCGGCATTGAACGCCGGCAAGCACGTGGTCAATCAGTTGCCGTTCACCGCCTCGCTCGAATCGGCCGAGCGGCTGGTCGCGTTGCAACGCGAAAAGGGCGTCGTCGGCGCAGCCGCATGCAGCGTGGTCGGCCTGCCGCACCTGGCGCTCATGAAGGAGATGATCGACGAGGGATCCATCGGCGAGGTCTACCAGGTGCATTGCTCCTGGCAGATGTCGTTCTTTTTGAAGATCTTCCCGGGCTTCCCCTACACCTGGTTCGGCAAGTCGGGCCTGGGCGTCAGCGTCACGCGCAATCAAGGGTCGCACATGCTGCATGCGCTCCTGCAGGTCTTCGGCCCCATCGAATCCGTCGTCGGGCGGATGGAGACGCAGGCGAAGACCTGGGATCTGCCGAGCGGGGAGACCATGGCGGTGGAGACCGATGACACCTCGCACGCCCTGCTCAGGTTCGCGAGCGGCGCGATGGGGACCCTGACGACCTCGTGGACGGCGGCCGACAGCCCGGGTTTTCATATCGACGCGTTCGGCAGCAAGGGTCGCCTGCGGCTCGACGCCCTGGCCTATCCGAGCGTCGCCTCGGCCAAGCTGTACGCGGCCAAGAGCGACTTCGCAATCGCGCCCAGCGGCCACGAGGTGCCGGTCCCGGAGCGCCTGCGCCGGGTCGACGGCCGCATCGTCGAGGCCGATCCGAACGACGGGACCGGCGGGCAGCGCGTCTCGCTCGCGAGGCTCTTCGAGGGATTCTCCAGGGCCGTCCGCGACGGGGGCGAGCCGCCGGCGAGCTTCGCGCGCTCGCTCGAGGTGCAAAGGACGGTCGAGGCTCTCTACGCGTCGCACCGGCGCAAGGCTTGGGTCGACCTCACGCCCGGCGCCGACCTCGGCTGA
- the smpB gene encoding SsrA-binding protein SmpB yields MTGGKQGDEHVIARNRAATFHYELSDRYEAGIVLRGSEVKSLREGRVHLADAFAVVERGEVWLMHLHIASFSHARAYPHKERGARKLLLHAREIRQLERAVQREGYTLVPLDLHFRNGHVKVALAVGRGKKAHDKRAAIAERTEEREALQELRARQRLGG; encoded by the coding sequence ATGACTGGAGGGAAGCAGGGCGACGAGCACGTCATTGCGCGCAACCGCGCGGCGACGTTCCATTACGAGCTGTCGGACCGATACGAGGCGGGCATCGTGCTGCGCGGCAGCGAGGTGAAGTCGCTGCGCGAGGGGCGCGTGCACCTGGCCGACGCCTTCGCGGTGGTCGAGCGCGGCGAGGTATGGCTGATGCACCTGCACATCGCGTCCTTCTCCCATGCGCGCGCGTACCCGCACAAGGAGCGCGGCGCGCGGAAGCTGCTCCTCCACGCCCGCGAGATCCGGCAGCTCGAGCGCGCCGTCCAGCGCGAGGGCTACACGCTCGTGCCGCTCGACCTGCACTTCCGCAATGGCCACGTGAAGGTGGCCCTCGCCGTCGGCCGCGGAAAGAAGGCCCACGACAAGCGCGCCGCCATCGCCGAGCGCACCGAGGAGCGCGAGGCGCTGCAAGAGCTGCGCGCCCGCCAGCGCCTGGGCGGTTGA
- a CDS encoding N-acyl homoserine lactonase family protein, which produces MRPLERWLAALFLVTLPACGSGAKAPAAASTPEAIPPAPPEVRLHAFACGYAEIEDMALFGDESGPRELVAPCYLIRHPRGTLLWDTGVDDTFAQTKGGVLDPRTRIRFRVETPLRDQLRALHLAPADVTYVAFSHVHGDHAGNAALFPASTWILSRRELEWASTTPPPESVAPGFLSTYPRVKMRLLDGDADIFGDGTVKIVATPGHTPGHQSLVVKLRRAGTLVISGDACHTHGNWQHRRTPPFNTDREESVRSMERLKGLVDASHARFVVQHEPDELDAFPRFPGFLD; this is translated from the coding sequence ATGCGCCCTCTCGAACGGTGGTTGGCTGCTCTGTTCCTCGTGACCTTGCCCGCGTGCGGCAGCGGCGCGAAAGCGCCCGCGGCAGCATCTACGCCCGAGGCGATTCCCCCCGCGCCCCCCGAGGTGCGATTGCATGCGTTCGCCTGCGGCTATGCCGAGATCGAGGACATGGCGCTCTTCGGCGACGAGAGCGGGCCGAGAGAGCTGGTCGCGCCGTGCTACCTCATCCGGCACCCTCGCGGCACCTTGCTGTGGGATACCGGGGTCGACGATACCTTCGCCCAGACCAAGGGGGGCGTGCTCGATCCCAGGACGCGCATCCGGTTCCGCGTCGAGACGCCGCTGCGCGACCAGCTCCGCGCGCTGCACCTCGCGCCGGCCGACGTCACGTATGTCGCCTTCTCGCACGTGCACGGCGATCACGCGGGCAACGCCGCGCTCTTTCCCGCGTCGACCTGGATCTTGAGCCGGCGCGAGCTCGAATGGGCGAGCACGACGCCCCCGCCGGAGAGCGTCGCTCCAGGGTTTCTCTCCACCTATCCCAGGGTGAAGATGCGGCTCCTCGATGGCGACGCGGACATCTTCGGGGATGGCACCGTGAAGATCGTGGCCACGCCCGGGCATACGCCAGGGCACCAGAGCCTCGTCGTGAAGCTCCGCCGCGCGGGGACGCTCGTCATCTCGGGGGATGCTTGCCACACGCACGGCAACTGGCAGCACCGCCGCACGCCTCCTTTCAACACGGACCGGGAGGAGAGCGTCCGCTCGATGGAGCGCCTGAAGGGGCTGGTCGACGCGAGCCACGCGCGCTTCGTGGTGCAGCACGAGCCCGATGAGCTCGATGCGTTCCCCCGATTCCCCGGCTTCCTCGATTGA
- a CDS encoding LysR family transcriptional regulator: MSDRLSGIVAFVQAAEAGSFVLAAQRMGLTRSAVGKSIARLEEQLGVRLFHRSTRKQSLTDDGQVFYERCSHALAELEAAQAALDAGRRAPSGRLRVSVPVLFGRRCVAPLLLDLARRHPRLELEVSFSDRYVDLVEEGVDLAIRGGTLADSAGLMSRRLGTQVKVVCAAPSYLAERGLPRTLADLARHECLAYSVTSRVRAWQFLDAEGRSQEAPISSRIHFDDMEALADAAAAGAGIAWLPGWLVADRIRSGALVRVLEGESDVGCDVHAVWPRTSHLPSKVRVVIHELAARVPRLLAATPG; this comes from the coding sequence ATGAGCGATCGTCTGAGCGGTATCGTCGCCTTCGTTCAGGCCGCGGAAGCGGGCAGCTTCGTGCTGGCCGCGCAGCGGATGGGGCTCACGCGGTCCGCCGTGGGCAAGAGCATCGCCCGGCTGGAAGAGCAGCTCGGGGTGCGGCTGTTCCACCGCTCGACGCGAAAGCAAAGCCTGACCGATGACGGCCAGGTGTTTTACGAGCGCTGCTCGCACGCGCTCGCCGAGCTGGAGGCGGCCCAGGCGGCGCTCGATGCGGGCCGCCGCGCCCCCTCCGGGCGGCTGCGGGTCAGCGTCCCGGTGCTGTTCGGCCGCCGCTGCGTGGCGCCCCTCCTGCTCGACCTGGCCCGGCGTCATCCGCGGCTCGAGCTGGAGGTCTCGTTCTCCGACCGGTACGTCGATCTCGTGGAGGAGGGCGTCGACCTCGCCATCCGCGGCGGCACCCTCGCCGACAGCGCCGGGCTGATGTCGCGCCGGCTCGGAACGCAGGTCAAGGTGGTGTGCGCCGCGCCGTCCTACCTCGCCGAGCGCGGCCTGCCCCGGACCCTCGCCGACCTGGCTCGTCACGAGTGCCTCGCCTACAGCGTCACATCCCGGGTGCGCGCATGGCAATTCCTCGACGCCGAGGGCCGCTCGCAGGAGGCGCCGATCTCGAGCCGCATTCACTTCGACGACATGGAAGCCCTCGCCGACGCGGCCGCCGCGGGGGCAGGCATTGCGTGGCTGCCCGGCTGGCTGGTCGCCGATCGCATTCGTTCGGGCGCGCTGGTGCGCGTGCTCGAAGGGGAGTCCGACGTGGGCTGCGACGTTCATGCCGTCTGGCCGCGAACGAGCCACCTGCCGTCGAAGGTGCGCGTGGTCATCCACGAGCTGGCCGCCCGGGTCCCGCGATTGCTCGCGGCCACGCCTGGCTGA
- a CDS encoding WGR domain-containing protein, with translation MARKKAPADSAPALPAHVLSRLTLPPLPASPGSPYRIFFHPEEGALWLLALDIAQVWRVAADGTGELVASGAALGLPEGFSSLYVHEVAFYFDTARRAPVWLVSTYDSRFGHGLLLGVWNGRGFSALATKNGIRVAGSDGFAFDPARGVLVHFAGQRDMDSANDDARKQRGGLTARELGVDDTWRDVGTPLPKGGTYETYAGWDERRKLAVLIDSDTWETWGWDGAAWRSLPRFPTYPWKPWALAIAPQSKGLVYLHLPREHAVYQALLWELGDDAWVQRDAQSVEVFGGGAYDAHRDICVFYGPWFGPGTVQSTLGRYDGERLVPAGKPAFSFAQGSSGGAPLFFGARAPGHGNYALEVRRPYSAKALCWFKDGALQSAPSSPPVLGVVASAGGVRGVSFTGEVFTLSERGWERTCKAPRGFLARDATNLGCDPQGRVLLTGGRPTQGTKNLTDGWLFDGAAWTEIVAKGSAPVTSDAGVGFDPSRGVWVIVGGRLKNYAPSPKTYEYDGKKWSSFPTHRAEGDEATEVDAQLFAWDEASAQLFVVAAHHYNLSLFVYRGAGAWQPVASLDEIAGCAVAYDAERRTLVGAGAELVAEVAIGAALDAVASAIVQGRANVEEKRGGAKKAAKKAAEPKGEDAIPRAVWLKLQQGDREEFWFASRKGATWSVRSGRRGGKATEKTHTLSGPAEARAAYEKAVRAKLGKGYEHAPEKEGAATIPGKTSFHMEFGKKGEDVFGGLPAGITKKTWPVCADCSRPLMHVLTLHAHEERLPLRKNAALVLFVCSNEDGTCETWDADAGCNAAVFLTADALRKKALREPPEGPDGEEPPEVMEACKIAYSPAFEADPEANENAEDVPATSKVGGYPAWLQFPQTPSCATCEKELAFVAQVQEVDDALNFAGGGDGYLFRCPDEHEAKFFMQR, from the coding sequence ATGGCCCGAAAGAAAGCCCCCGCCGACTCGGCCCCCGCTCTCCCCGCGCACGTCCTGTCGCGGCTCACGCTGCCTCCCTTGCCCGCCTCGCCGGGGAGCCCGTACCGCATCTTCTTCCATCCCGAGGAGGGCGCGCTCTGGCTCCTCGCCCTCGACATCGCGCAGGTGTGGCGTGTCGCCGCCGACGGCACGGGCGAGCTCGTGGCCTCGGGCGCCGCGCTCGGGCTGCCGGAGGGTTTTTCCTCCCTCTACGTTCACGAGGTCGCGTTCTATTTCGACACGGCCCGCCGCGCCCCGGTGTGGCTCGTCTCCACCTATGATTCGCGCTTCGGTCACGGCCTGCTCCTCGGCGTGTGGAACGGGCGCGGGTTCTCGGCGCTCGCGACGAAGAACGGGATTCGCGTCGCCGGGAGCGACGGCTTCGCCTTCGATCCCGCGCGCGGCGTGCTCGTCCACTTCGCCGGGCAGCGCGACATGGACAGCGCCAACGACGACGCTCGAAAGCAGCGTGGAGGCCTGACCGCGCGCGAGCTCGGCGTCGACGACACCTGGCGTGACGTCGGCACGCCCCTCCCCAAGGGGGGGACGTACGAGACCTACGCAGGCTGGGACGAGCGACGAAAGCTCGCCGTGCTCATCGACAGCGACACGTGGGAGACCTGGGGCTGGGACGGCGCCGCGTGGCGCTCGCTGCCCCGCTTCCCGACCTATCCCTGGAAGCCATGGGCGCTCGCCATCGCGCCGCAATCGAAGGGGCTCGTCTATCTTCACCTTCCGCGCGAGCACGCCGTTTACCAAGCGCTCCTCTGGGAGCTCGGCGACGACGCGTGGGTCCAGCGCGACGCGCAATCGGTGGAGGTCTTCGGCGGCGGGGCCTACGACGCCCATCGCGATATATGCGTGTTCTATGGCCCCTGGTTCGGTCCGGGGACGGTCCAGAGCACGCTGGGTCGTTACGACGGCGAGCGGCTCGTGCCCGCGGGCAAGCCTGCGTTCTCCTTCGCGCAGGGCAGCTCGGGCGGGGCGCCGCTGTTCTTCGGCGCGCGCGCGCCCGGCCATGGCAACTATGCGCTCGAGGTGCGCCGCCCCTATTCGGCGAAGGCGCTTTGCTGGTTCAAAGATGGTGCTTTGCAGAGCGCACCGTCGTCGCCGCCGGTCCTCGGCGTCGTCGCGAGCGCCGGTGGCGTGCGCGGCGTGAGCTTCACGGGCGAGGTCTTCACGCTCTCCGAGCGCGGGTGGGAGCGCACATGTAAAGCTCCCCGAGGGTTCCTCGCGCGGGACGCCACGAATCTCGGCTGTGACCCTCAGGGCCGGGTGCTCCTCACGGGCGGCAGGCCGACGCAGGGGACGAAGAACCTCACGGATGGCTGGCTGTTCGACGGCGCCGCCTGGACCGAGATCGTCGCCAAGGGCTCGGCCCCGGTGACCTCGGACGCCGGCGTGGGCTTCGACCCGTCGCGCGGCGTCTGGGTGATCGTCGGCGGGCGGCTCAAGAATTACGCCCCCAGCCCGAAGACCTACGAATACGATGGGAAGAAATGGTCCTCGTTCCCGACGCACCGGGCCGAGGGGGACGAGGCCACCGAAGTCGACGCGCAGCTCTTCGCGTGGGACGAGGCTTCGGCGCAGCTCTTCGTCGTGGCGGCGCACCATTACAACCTCTCGCTCTTCGTGTACCGCGGCGCGGGTGCGTGGCAGCCCGTGGCCTCGCTCGACGAGATCGCGGGCTGCGCCGTCGCCTACGACGCCGAGCGGCGCACGCTGGTGGGCGCGGGCGCCGAGCTCGTCGCCGAGGTCGCGATCGGGGCGGCGCTCGACGCGGTCGCGAGCGCAATCGTGCAAGGCCGCGCGAACGTCGAAGAGAAGCGCGGCGGGGCGAAGAAAGCGGCAAAGAAAGCGGCGGAGCCGAAGGGCGAGGACGCGATCCCGCGCGCCGTGTGGCTGAAGCTTCAGCAAGGCGACCGTGAGGAGTTCTGGTTCGCGTCCCGCAAGGGCGCGACCTGGAGCGTGCGCTCGGGGCGCCGCGGCGGGAAGGCGACCGAGAAGACCCACACGCTCTCCGGGCCGGCCGAGGCCAGAGCTGCCTACGAAAAGGCCGTGCGGGCGAAGCTGGGGAAGGGCTACGAGCACGCGCCGGAGAAGGAGGGCGCGGCGACCATCCCCGGGAAGACCTCGTTCCACATGGAATTCGGCAAGAAGGGCGAGGATGTCTTCGGCGGCCTCCCGGCGGGGATCACGAAGAAGACCTGGCCCGTCTGCGCCGACTGCTCGCGCCCGTTGATGCACGTGCTCACGCTGCACGCCCACGAGGAGCGATTGCCATTGCGGAAGAACGCGGCGCTCGTGCTCTTCGTCTGCTCGAACGAAGACGGCACCTGCGAGACCTGGGACGCCGACGCCGGCTGCAATGCCGCGGTCTTCCTCACGGCCGACGCGCTCCGCAAGAAGGCGCTCCGAGAGCCGCCCGAGGGCCCCGACGGCGAGGAGCCGCCGGAGGTGATGGAGGCGTGCAAGATCGCCTATAGCCCCGCATTCGAGGCCGATCCGGAGGCGAACGAGAACGCCGAGGATGTCCCCGCGACCTCGAAGGTCGGTGGATATCCGGCGTGGCTTCAGTTCCCCCAGACGCCGAGCTGCGCGACTTGCGAGAAGGAGCTGGCGTTCGTCGCGCAGGTCCAGGAGGTCGACGACGCGCTCAACTTCGCCGGCGGCGGCGACGGCTATCTCTTCCGCTGCCCCGACGAGCACGAAGCGAAGTTCTTCATGCAGCGCTGA
- a CDS encoding STAS/SEC14 domain-containing protein, with product MPLFDATPIEKKSGRHTVRFEPPSLVCFILRGDVSTRDVEVFYAFTEEHARGRSALFALNDLTELGDVLGAARRLGLSGTAKIPFRGLAYFGGSFRANVLTRLTLRALRLITSVTDNPIGFFDTEAEARAWLAERAREVEASPERRSAAGDQGG from the coding sequence ATGCCTTTGTTCGACGCCACCCCCATCGAGAAAAAGTCCGGCAGGCACACTGTCCGGTTCGAACCCCCGTCGCTCGTCTGCTTCATCCTGCGCGGGGACGTCTCGACCCGCGACGTCGAGGTCTTTTATGCTTTCACGGAGGAGCACGCCAGGGGCAGGAGCGCCCTGTTCGCGCTGAATGATCTGACGGAGCTCGGTGACGTCCTCGGTGCGGCGCGGAGGCTGGGCCTGAGCGGAACGGCGAAGATCCCCTTCCGCGGGCTGGCCTATTTCGGCGGAAGCTTTCGGGCGAACGTCCTGACCAGGCTCACGCTCCGAGCATTGCGTCTGATCACCAGCGTCACGGACAACCCCATTGGATTCTTCGACACGGAGGCCGAGGCCCGCGCCTGGCTCGCAGAGCGCGCGCGCGAGGTCGAGGCGTCGCCGGAGCGGCGGAGCGCGGCCGGGGACCAGGGGGGATGA